The following nucleotide sequence is from Lacinutrix sp. Hel_I_90.
AAGCATATAATGCGTTTGAAACAGATGATTTAAGGCGTGATGTAGCCATTTTAGATATTGAAGCTTGGTCTACAAGTACAGGAGCAACGTATGGTACAGGCTATGAACATACGGGCTATTTTAATAGAAAATACATTCCGCGTGATGACGATTCAAATTTAGGGGATGCTAATCTTACAAATCCAAATAATTATAGAGCGATTCGCTTTGCAGATGTCTTACTAATGGCAGCAGAAGCATATAATAGAGGAAATATTAGCGATGCTCAAGCGCTTATTTATTTAAACAGAGTAAGAGAACGAGCTTTTGGCAATATGACAAATAATGTTACAGTTACAGGGCCAGCGCTAACAACAGCAATCTATAATGAGCGTCGTTTAGAGTTGGTGGGTGAAGGGCATCATTTTTTCGATTTGGTAAGAACTGGCAGAGCAGCTGCAGAGATTGACGGATTTGTCTCTGGAAAACATGAATTATTTCCAATTCCATCTATAGAAATAGCACTAACAGGAAATCGTTGGGTTCAAAATCCAGGATATTAAAATTAAAAAAAAGAAAAATGAAAACATTAAAACACCTCTTTTGTTTCTTTTTAATTACAGCAACCTATTTTGCTTGTAATCAAGATGACGACAATACTGATTTTATAAATGAAGTGCCAGCACCTACAAATGTTTCTGCATTAGTAACAGTGACTCAAGATAATACTGGATTGGTAACGATAACACCTCTTGGTGAAGGCGTAACTACTTTTGTAGTAAACTATGGCGATGGTTCAGAGAATAATTCTGAAATTTTACGCCCTGGATATAACACCCAGCATACTTATGCCGAAGGCGTATATTTAATAGCAATTACTGCTACAGGAGTAAACGGCAAAACGACTACGGTTACTCAAGAAATTGTCGTGTCTTTTCAGGCACCTCAAAATTTAATGGTAACTATTGAGAATGATAGTAATGTCTCTAAACAAGTTAATGTTACAGCTTCTGCAGAGTTCGCTTTATCTTATGAGGTAGATTTTGGAGAACTTGGGTCTACTCCTATAATGGGAAATATTGATGATACCGTTTCTTACACATACCAAGAGCCAGGCACGTATACCATTACTGTTACTGCATTTAGTGCAGCTGTTGAAACAACATCTTATAGCGAAGCGTTTTTAGTTACAGAAATTTTAGCGCCTCTAAATCCAGCACCTACACCTCCAGCTAGAGTAGATAGTGATGTGGTTTCGGTATTTAGTGATGCATACACAGATGTAACTTTAGATGAATTACCAACAGTATGGTCTTCCTCAGGTTTTGAGGCTACTACTGTGGAGAGTGATAATATTTGGAAACTTACAACTTTAGATTTTCTAGGTATTGTTACTAATTATGCTAACGGTATTGATGTTTCTGCTATGGAGACATTACATATAGATTATTGGGTACCATCTGGTACAACAAATGAATTATTCGTAAAAATAGTAAATACTGTAGATGGAGGCGAAGATATTGAATCTTTAGGAACTACGGTTGGCGGTTCTTGGCAGAGCATAGATATTGATATGACGGTTTTCGATGATGGAAATCTGGCTAATAAAGAAAAAATCACACAGTTAATTATAGATTCAGACGGTGTTGCTGATGTGGTGTATATAGATAATTTTTATTTCTACAAATTAGCTTCAGGACCATCACCGTTAATAGGAACATGGAAAATGGCGCCAGAAGCAGGAGCTTTAGGAGTAGGACCAGCACCAGGGGATATAAGTTGGTTTGCTTGTGATGCCGCTTGTGTAACAGATAGAGCTTGTTATTTTGATGATACTTATGTTTTTGGAGCAAATGGTTCGTTTACAAACGTTTTAGGAACAGATACTTGGATTGAACCATGGCAAGGAGGAAATGATGCTTGTGGTACGCCTGTGGCGCCTTATAATGGAGTTACAGCATCGTTTACTCACAATGAAACCGCAGGAACGGTTACTTTGAATGGAACGGGTGCCTATATAGGGTTGCCTAAAGCAAATAATCAAGGAGAATTACCAAATGTTCCCGTACCCAATGCGATAACTTATACGGTTACTTTTATTGATATGGATACGATTAGTGTTTACGTAGAATCTGGTGCTGGTGTATTCTGGCAGTATAAATTAGTAAGAGAAATTCCAACGACCAACTCTCCGTTAGTCGGAACTTGGCAAATGGCACCAGAAGCAGGATCGCTTGGCGTTGGTCCAGCACCAGGTGATACAAGTTGGTTTGCTTGTGATGCCGCTTGTGTAACAGATAGAGCTTGTTATTTTGATGACACCTATGTTTTTGGAGCAAATGGTTCATTTACTAACGTTTTAGGAGTAGATACTTGGATTGAACCATGGCAAGGAGGAAATGATGCTTGTGGTACACCTGTAGCACCACATGATGGGAATACTACTGCGACATTTATTCACGATGAAACAGCAGGAACAGTTACGATAAATGGAGTTGGTGCTTATTTAGGTTTGCCTAAAGCAAATAATCAAGGAGAACTACCAAATGTTGCCGTACCAAATGAAATAACTTATACGCTTACTTTTATTGATACAGATACGATTAGTGTTTATGTAGAATCAGGGGCTGGTGTATTCTGGCAGTATAAATTAATTAGAAATTAATAAACGAATAAAAGATGAAAAATTTAAAATACTTATTGACTTCACTTTTAAGTGTTTTGTTAATAATAACAAGTTGTCAAGACGAAGACATTACATTTGGAGACATTACTACGCCTTCAAATATCCAGATAGAAATAGATATTGTTGGAGCTGACACTAGTAACCCTAATGGGGATGGAAGCGGCGTTGTGAATTTTGTTGCTACCGCAGACAATGCAACCGCCTATCAATTTGTTTATAATAACGCGGTGTCCTCTGCTCCGGCAGGATATAAAACGTATAGTTTCGCAAACTTAGGACTAAATACCTATACAGTATCGGTTATTGCATTTGGTACCGGTGGCGCTTCATCAACAGAGGTTATTGAGGTCGAAGTATTGTCTTTATACGAACCACCGGCAGAATTAATTACTTTACTAACTGGAGACAGTTCTAGAACGTTTAGAATTAAAAGTGAGGCTCCCAGTCATTTTGGGTTAGGTGCTATTGATGGTGACCTTAATGGTTTTTTTGCCGCTCCTCCTAATGATAAGGCAGGTGTGGGTATGTACGATGACCGTTACACTTTTAATATAGATGGTACCTTTACACATAATGTAGATGGTACAAATGATGACCCTGTAAATGACCCTACAGGAACCGTTTTTGGACGTGATGGACTCATAGATCAACTAAATGGTAGTGGATCTGGTACTGTAAATGGAGCGGATGTAGAGAATTATCCATACCAAGATTATTCTGAACAATGGACGCTTACTGCACCAGGGGGTACTGAAACTATAAATTTAACGGGTATCGGTTTTATAGGGTATTATATTGGAGGTGATCATACTTATGAAATTGAAATGCGCAGTGCTAACGAGATGGTCTTAAGAGCAACAGATGGTAATGGTGAATTTGATTGGGGCTTTATCCTAATTGCAGAATAAAAAAAAATAATCAAATGGCATTAAATATAAAATCATTAATTTTTCTATTTTTTTCTTTAACACTACTAACATCTTGGAGTTGTTCAGATGACAGTATAGATTCGGGAAATTCAGACGATAACTCAGTTCCTAATTCAAATGTGGTTCCGTCAAACTTGATACTTACTACTGTACTTCAGGGCGCAGATAGTAATAATCCCTACGGTAATGGTTCGGGTATTGTGAATTTTAATGCGCAAGCTATCGATGCAGTGTCCTATGGATTTGTAATAGATGGGGGAACTGAGGTTCAAAGTACAGATGGAACGCTGCTATACACTTTTAACACTAAAGAAGGAATAGAATATTATAATGTCACTGTTATTGCCTATTCAAGTACTAACGACGCTATAGAGACCTCAGCAAATGTAGCGGTTTCTTATTATATTGGAACGCCGCCAGTTTGGGCAGACGAGTTTTTCCAGACGGGAGCACCTAATAGCGAAAATTGGACGTATGATCTTGGAGCAGGGGGCTGGGGAAATAATGAAGCTCAAACCTATACTAATAATGCTGCTAATGTTATCGTAGAGGACGGCGTATTAAAAATAATGGCTAAAGCAAGTGGTTCTGGCTACACCTCTTCAAGGTTAAAATCAATAGGACTTGTAGAGTTTAAGTATGGCAGACTTGATGTTAGAGCCAAGCTACCATCATCGGCAGGAACATGGCCTGCAATTTGGATGTTAGGCGCTAATTTTCCATCTGTAGGTTGGCCTGCATGTGGAGAGATTGATATTATGGAGCAAACCGGTTGGGATAAAAATAAAACTTTAGGAACTTGCCATTGGCTAAATACGTCTAACTCAAGTTACGCTAGTTATGGTTTGGACACCGCAATTTCAAATGTTTCGTCTGAGTTCCATGTGTATTCTCTGGAATGGAGTGCAAACAGTATTAAAATTTTAGTGAATGATATCCAATTCTTTGTAATGAATAGTGATGGTTCTGCGATTCCAAACACACCTTTTCAAAACGATTTCTTCATAATACTTAATGTAGCAATGGGAGGGAGTTTAGGAGGTGACATACCCTCTAATTTTACGGAAGACCGTATGGAGGTTGATTATATAAGACTATTTCAATAATGAAAATAACACGACAACTACTATTTTTTTCTTTTGTATTTCTGCTCTTTACTTGTAAAGAACAAAAGCAGGAGCCTCTAGTTATAAATGGAAAAGATAAGGTCTACGACACCGAAATTGAAGATAAAGTCAATCAATTGTTATCTAGAATGACTTTAGAAGAAAAAATAGGGCAAATGAATCAGTATAATGGGTTTTGGGACTTGACAGGGCCAGAACCAAAAGCGGGTGCCGCGGCCAAAAAATATGAGCACCTTAGAAAAGGTTATGTTGGTTCGATGCTTAATGTGCGTGGCGTTAGTGAGGTGCGTAAAGTTCAAAAAATTGCCGTTGAAGACTCTAGGTTAGGGATTCCGCTAATTATAGGTTTTGATGTTATTCACGGCTATAAAACGCTAAGCCCAATTCCATTGGCAGAATCTGCTAGTTGGGATTTAGAGGCCATAAAAAAGTCTGCACAAATGGCAGCTGAAGAAGCTTCCGCAGCAGGAATTAACTGGACGTTTGCTCCAATGGTCGATATCTCTAGAGATGCCCGTTGGGGACGTGTGATGGAAGGGGCAGGAGAAGATACTTTCTTGGGTTCTAAAATTGCTGAAGCAAGAGTTCGAGGTTTTCAAGGAGACGATTTATCTCAATTTAATTCTATTGCAGCTTGCGCCAAACATCTTGCAGCTTATGGATTTGCTGAGTCTGGTAGAGATTATAATACTGCTGATATTGGTACTTCTACATTGCACAATGTCGTACTACCGCCGTTTAAAGCAGCAAAAGATGCTGGTGTTAGAACGGTTATGAATTCTTTTAATGAACTTAATGGCATACCGGCAACTGCAGACGAATACTTACAACGTGACATTTTAAAAGGAAAGTGGAATTTTGATGGTTTTATAGTTTCAGATTGGGGATCAATAACCGAAATGATAGCACATGGTTATGCAAAAGATGGAAGTCATGCGGCAGAACTGGCAGTAAAGGCAGGTTCCGATATGGACATGGAATCCTACCTCTATGTTGAAGAATTAGCCCAATTGGTTAAAGAAGGTAAAGTGAAAGAGTCGCTTATAGACGACTCTGTACGCCGTATATTACGCGTTAAATACGAGTTAGGCTTATTTGATGATCCTTATAAATATTGCAATGAAACCCGGGAAAAAGAAGTCATAGGAAGCGAAAAAATACATGCAGCATCCTTAGATATGGCTAAGAAATCAATTGTTTTGCTTAAAAACGAAAAGAATTTACTTCCGCTTAAAAAGAAAGGTCAGAAAATAGCCTTAATAGGCGCCCTAGCTTCAGATAAAACGAGTCCACTTGGTAGTTGGAGAATTGCAGCCGACGACAGTACGGCAGTTTCAGTTTTAGAAGGCTTACACCAATATGAAGGTAATACAATAACCTATGCAAAAGGAGCAGATGTATCTATTGGCAAATCTCAATTTGCTACCGAAGTAAAAATTAATACAGACGATAAAACTGGCTTTAATGAAGCTATTCAAGCAGCTAAAAGTGCAGATGTTGTAGTTATGGTATTAGGTGAACACGGTTTTCAAAGTGGTGAAGGCCGCAGTAGAACAGAGTTAGGGTTGCCAGGTGTGCAACAAGAGCTATTGGAAGCCATACATAAAGTCAATAAAAATATTGTTTTGGTTTTAAACAACGGGAGACCGCTAACTATTTCTTGGGCCGATGAAAATATTCCAGCCATAGTAGAAGCATGGCAGTTGGGTACAGAAAGTGGTCATGCCATTGCGCAAGTCTTGTATGGAGATTACAACCCAAGTGGAAAATTACCAATGACATTTCCAAGAAATGTAGGGCAAGTACCTTTGTATTACAATTATAAGAGTACAGGTAGGCCAATACTTCCAGCGCCAGATGTTGTGTTTTGGTCACATTATCAAGATCAAG
It contains:
- the bglX gene encoding beta-glucosidase BglX, coding for MKITRQLLFFSFVFLLFTCKEQKQEPLVINGKDKVYDTEIEDKVNQLLSRMTLEEKIGQMNQYNGFWDLTGPEPKAGAAAKKYEHLRKGYVGSMLNVRGVSEVRKVQKIAVEDSRLGIPLIIGFDVIHGYKTLSPIPLAESASWDLEAIKKSAQMAAEEASAAGINWTFAPMVDISRDARWGRVMEGAGEDTFLGSKIAEARVRGFQGDDLSQFNSIAACAKHLAAYGFAESGRDYNTADIGTSTLHNVVLPPFKAAKDAGVRTVMNSFNELNGIPATADEYLQRDILKGKWNFDGFIVSDWGSITEMIAHGYAKDGSHAAELAVKAGSDMDMESYLYVEELAQLVKEGKVKESLIDDSVRRILRVKYELGLFDDPYKYCNETREKEVIGSEKIHAASLDMAKKSIVLLKNEKNLLPLKKKGQKIALIGALASDKTSPLGSWRIAADDSTAVSVLEGLHQYEGNTITYAKGADVSIGKSQFATEVKINTDDKTGFNEAIQAAKSADVVVMVLGEHGFQSGEGRSRTELGLPGVQQELLEAIHKVNKNIVLVLNNGRPLTISWADENIPAIVEAWQLGTESGHAIAQVLYGDYNPSGKLPMTFPRNVGQVPLYYNYKSTGRPILPAPDVVFWSHYQDQVNSPLYPFGHGLSYTTFKYEDIAVQNNYNTTGKVEVTVTLTNTGKLKGKEVVQLYIRDLYASITRPVKELKGFELVELNPGESKNITFTLTKDELGFFNNQGEFLLEPGDFKIFIGGSSYTTLESEFKIEP
- a CDS encoding PKD domain-containing protein; this encodes MKTLKHLFCFFLITATYFACNQDDDNTDFINEVPAPTNVSALVTVTQDNTGLVTITPLGEGVTTFVVNYGDGSENNSEILRPGYNTQHTYAEGVYLIAITATGVNGKTTTVTQEIVVSFQAPQNLMVTIENDSNVSKQVNVTASAEFALSYEVDFGELGSTPIMGNIDDTVSYTYQEPGTYTITVTAFSAAVETTSYSEAFLVTEILAPLNPAPTPPARVDSDVVSVFSDAYTDVTLDELPTVWSSSGFEATTVESDNIWKLTTLDFLGIVTNYANGIDVSAMETLHIDYWVPSGTTNELFVKIVNTVDGGEDIESLGTTVGGSWQSIDIDMTVFDDGNLANKEKITQLIIDSDGVADVVYIDNFYFYKLASGPSPLIGTWKMAPEAGALGVGPAPGDISWFACDAACVTDRACYFDDTYVFGANGSFTNVLGTDTWIEPWQGGNDACGTPVAPYNGVTASFTHNETAGTVTLNGTGAYIGLPKANNQGELPNVPVPNAITYTVTFIDMDTISVYVESGAGVFWQYKLVREIPTTNSPLVGTWQMAPEAGSLGVGPAPGDTSWFACDAACVTDRACYFDDTYVFGANGSFTNVLGVDTWIEPWQGGNDACGTPVAPHDGNTTATFIHDETAGTVTINGVGAYLGLPKANNQGELPNVAVPNEITYTLTFIDTDTISVYVESGAGVFWQYKLIRN
- a CDS encoding glycoside hydrolase family 16 protein; the protein is MALNIKSLIFLFFSLTLLTSWSCSDDSIDSGNSDDNSVPNSNVVPSNLILTTVLQGADSNNPYGNGSGIVNFNAQAIDAVSYGFVIDGGTEVQSTDGTLLYTFNTKEGIEYYNVTVIAYSSTNDAIETSANVAVSYYIGTPPVWADEFFQTGAPNSENWTYDLGAGGWGNNEAQTYTNNAANVIVEDGVLKIMAKASGSGYTSSRLKSIGLVEFKYGRLDVRAKLPSSAGTWPAIWMLGANFPSVGWPACGEIDIMEQTGWDKNKTLGTCHWLNTSNSSYASYGLDTAISNVSSEFHVYSLEWSANSIKILVNDIQFFVMNSDGSAIPNTPFQNDFFIILNVAMGGSLGGDIPSNFTEDRMEVDYIRLFQ